Proteins from a single region of Coleofasciculus sp. FACHB-T130:
- the cobM gene encoding precorrin-4 C(11)-methyltransferase codes for MATKFIGESLSPLAPAVYIVGAGPGDPDLLTVKAQKLLAVADVILFADSLVPVQILQGVRADAEIIRTGNKTLEEILPVMIERVRSHKSVIRLHSGDPSLYGAVFEQMQALAEADIPFEIVPGISAFQAAAAKLKVELTVPGLVQTIILTRISGRASAVPEREELASLAAHQASLCLYLAARHVEDAQAKLMQHYPADTPVAICFRVGWPDEKIFLVPLDQMATVTQQENLIRTTLYVISPALGTVENTPESLATAKRRSRLYDPEHTHLFRQKSTNLSPNSSL; via the coding sequence TTGGCGACTAAATTTATTGGCGAATCATTGTCTCCCCTGGCACCAGCCGTTTACATTGTCGGTGCAGGGCCGGGAGATCCAGATTTATTGACGGTTAAGGCGCAGAAACTACTCGCGGTTGCGGATGTAATCTTATTTGCCGATTCTCTGGTGCCGGTGCAAATTTTGCAGGGGGTGCGTGCGGATGCGGAAATTATTCGCACCGGGAATAAAACCCTCGAAGAAATTCTGCCAGTGATGATTGAACGAGTGCGATCGCATAAATCTGTGATCCGCCTCCACTCTGGCGACCCCAGCCTCTACGGTGCTGTCTTCGAGCAAATGCAAGCCTTGGCAGAGGCTGACATTCCTTTTGAAATTGTCCCCGGCATCAGTGCTTTCCAGGCAGCCGCCGCCAAGCTCAAAGTTGAGCTAACGGTGCCAGGACTGGTACAGACGATTATCCTCACCCGGATTAGCGGACGCGCTTCAGCGGTGCCGGAACGAGAAGAATTAGCCTCCCTAGCAGCGCATCAGGCAAGTTTATGCCTTTATCTAGCGGCGCGTCACGTCGAAGACGCGCAAGCGAAACTGATGCAGCACTACCCCGCCGATACACCTGTGGCGATTTGCTTTCGAGTCGGTTGGCCTGATGAGAAAATCTTCCTGGTTCCTTTGGATCAAATGGCAACTGTGACGCAGCAGGAAAATTTGATTCGGACGACGCTTTATGTGATTAGTCCCGCCTTGGGGACGGTGGAAAATACGCCAGAGTCTTTGGCGACAGCGAAACGTCGTTCGCGTCTGTACGATCCTGAACATACTCATCTGTTTCGCCAGAAATCCACGAACCTCTCCCCCAACTCCTCCTTATAA
- the lgt gene encoding prolipoprotein diacylglyceryl transferase, protein MLLDISSLPLAFEFTSPGPILIELGPFTIRWYGLLIASAVLIGVTLSRYLASRRHINPDIPGDFALWLVVAAIPSARLYYVLFEWEQYAQRPGDIIAIWKGGIAIHGAIIGGTLAALIFARIQKISFWQLADLVAPSVILGQAIGRWGNFFNSEAFGAPTNLPWKLLIPVENRPPDYQNFAYFHPTFLYESLWNLMVFGLLMTLFFRDLKRPRLKAGTLFLVYMVAYSAGRVWIEGLRTDSLMLGPLRMAQAISLLGMALGLAGLAWVYLLRRSLPDVVSAFSNDNATSENTQR, encoded by the coding sequence ATGCTTCTTGATATTTCCTCTCTGCCTTTGGCATTTGAATTTACCTCTCCAGGCCCAATCCTCATTGAGCTGGGACCGTTTACCATTCGCTGGTACGGTCTATTAATTGCCTCAGCCGTATTAATTGGCGTCACCCTTTCTCGATATCTGGCGTCCCGCCGTCACATCAACCCAGATATACCGGGCGATTTCGCACTCTGGCTAGTTGTAGCGGCGATTCCCAGTGCCCGACTCTACTATGTTTTGTTTGAGTGGGAACAATACGCCCAAAGACCGGGTGACATCATTGCCATCTGGAAAGGAGGCATTGCCATTCATGGGGCGATCATCGGTGGCACTTTGGCAGCTTTGATTTTTGCCCGAATCCAAAAAATCTCTTTTTGGCAACTTGCCGATTTAGTCGCGCCCTCTGTCATTTTGGGTCAAGCCATCGGGCGTTGGGGCAATTTCTTCAATTCTGAAGCCTTCGGGGCACCCACAAATTTGCCTTGGAAACTGTTGATTCCGGTCGAGAACCGTCCGCCCGATTACCAAAATTTTGCCTACTTCCATCCCACCTTTCTCTATGAATCTCTTTGGAATTTAATGGTTTTTGGGTTGCTGATGACCTTGTTTTTTCGGGATTTGAAGAGACCACGTCTCAAGGCAGGTACGCTGTTTTTGGTTTACATGGTGGCTTATAGCGCCGGTCGCGTTTGGATTGAGGGGTTACGCACCGATAGCTTGATGCTGGGGCCGTTGCGAATGGCACAAGCGATCAGTTTGCTGGGAATGGCGTTGGGATTGGCGGGTCTGGCTTGGGTTTATTTGTTGCGTCGTTCTCTGCCAGATGTCGTGTCAGCTTTTAGTAATGACAATGCTACCAGCGAGAACACCCAACGATGA
- a CDS encoding ATP-binding protein, translating into MTEDRITQNLIVENRNLRLNQRSSMHLPRSLSALETWGFGFTGHLAWIGTAPLIHAALGASAIFVWLPAAIVGMLLNLQVKRLGEHWPEISGGTPNYTTKLLKNYPGLARYAAIAYFIGWAGYLPINPIILTNLIKTNLEPLGIDCPETALKIGFTLIAYIVAFSGTRALAILHTFFILPAVGFLLVFCLQGLGWLAFSPASPGFFPSTWSTLNFVDWAKWSFFAIYIAYACETASAFVADSRRPGETLRFLSLAAWLMPPVILGGSWVLMRLATVPDLGEDTFLNFFTAAKPFWGESASLIVTLLIVSSCLLACATAVSNSPRILYQLALDGHLSPVFAVVSRQGVLQPALIFSLGISLIYLLWGDISRIVVVTGTGYLVAIMSIQLGLWLQRGKPEVRWPWWSLGFFALEAVVLVVGGLSWSWQDVLVGLLSPIAVLACDAAIRRIAFEPFHPAWWIERYRVKSFQVKDFVAFQVIVLILLVCSATAIAWVLRNGIGQISGNASNNLLVILLMTLAFVAIAVACWTSLPQVAAIAEAREHAENLFITALDTVPDTILVLDEGGAIRQANPAAVALFEMDAHQLIGRRLNDFLPGLAGSPEIWQSRSEQTFRQDETSLRTIEVTLSHRSNRQLQEYIVILRDITERKLSEETLQQSEETARKQAIALEQTLRDLRQTQAQLIQTEKMSSLGQLVAGVAHEINNPVNFIYGNLTHVGNYTQDLLGLVNFYQQGYSYTDPNIQGLVEEIDLDFLIEDLPKTLSSMKVGANRIREIVLTLRNFSRLDEAEMKPVNIHEGIDSTLVILHNRLKHKPEFPAIQVIKQYGNLPLVECYAGQMNQVFMNILNNSIDALQEQDKARSSEEIKKKPSTLTISTQLLDKNWVRIGIKDNGPGMSASVLGQLFDPFFTTKPVGQGTGLGLSISYQIVVEKHGGKMKCLSRPGEGAEFQIEIPIGQTYKVNPSVDREVLG; encoded by the coding sequence ATGACTGAAGACCGAATTACTCAAAATCTTATCGTTGAAAATCGTAATCTGCGCCTAAATCAGCGTTCATCTATGCACCTGCCGCGCAGCCTGAGTGCCTTAGAAACTTGGGGTTTTGGGTTCACAGGTCATCTAGCCTGGATTGGCACAGCCCCGCTAATTCATGCAGCATTAGGAGCATCTGCCATCTTTGTGTGGTTGCCCGCAGCGATTGTGGGCATGCTGCTGAATCTGCAAGTGAAACGCTTAGGAGAACACTGGCCTGAAATATCGGGAGGAACTCCAAATTACACGACTAAGTTACTCAAAAACTATCCCGGTCTAGCTCGTTATGCGGCGATCGCGTACTTCATCGGCTGGGCAGGATATCTGCCAATCAACCCAATTATCCTGACGAATCTCATCAAGACTAATCTAGAACCTTTAGGGATTGATTGTCCAGAAACGGCTCTGAAAATAGGATTCACGCTGATTGCTTATATTGTCGCGTTCAGCGGCACGCGAGCTTTAGCAATCTTGCACACGTTTTTCATTCTTCCAGCAGTCGGATTCTTATTGGTGTTTTGTCTTCAAGGTCTAGGATGGTTAGCCTTCTCGCCCGCGAGTCCCGGATTTTTTCCTAGCACCTGGTCAACCTTAAACTTTGTGGATTGGGCAAAGTGGTCTTTTTTCGCAATCTACATTGCCTACGCCTGCGAGACAGCCTCCGCATTTGTCGCCGACAGCCGACGCCCTGGAGAAACGCTGCGATTTCTCAGCTTGGCAGCTTGGCTAATGCCGCCGGTCATTCTGGGCGGTTCTTGGGTACTCATGCGCTTGGCAACTGTACCAGACTTGGGCGAAGACACGTTCTTGAACTTTTTCACAGCAGCAAAGCCCTTCTGGGGCGAGTCAGCTTCCTTAATCGTGACCCTCCTGATCGTCTCTAGCTGCCTTCTCGCTTGCGCGACTGCGGTTTCTAATTCTCCCCGCATTTTGTACCAACTTGCCCTAGACGGACACCTTTCACCCGTCTTCGCGGTCGTCTCCCGGCAAGGCGTTCTGCAACCTGCCCTAATATTTTCCCTTGGCATCAGCTTGATCTATTTGCTTTGGGGAGATATTTCTCGAATTGTGGTAGTAACGGGTACTGGCTATCTTGTCGCCATTATGTCAATCCAGCTGGGCTTGTGGTTGCAGCGAGGCAAACCCGAAGTGCGCTGGCCTTGGTGGTCGCTGGGCTTCTTCGCCCTCGAGGCGGTTGTTCTGGTAGTGGGGGGTTTAAGTTGGAGCTGGCAAGATGTGCTAGTTGGGCTGCTGTCTCCCATCGCTGTTTTGGCTTGTGATGCAGCGATTCGTCGGATCGCATTTGAGCCTTTCCACCCAGCCTGGTGGATTGAGCGTTACCGGGTGAAAAGCTTTCAGGTCAAAGATTTTGTTGCCTTTCAGGTGATCGTCCTGATTCTATTGGTTTGTAGTGCGACGGCGATCGCCTGGGTGCTTCGGAACGGGATTGGGCAGATTTCTGGGAATGCCAGTAACAATCTTTTAGTCATTTTGCTGATGACGCTCGCTTTTGTAGCGATCGCAGTTGCCTGCTGGACTAGCTTGCCTCAAGTGGCTGCGATCGCTGAAGCACGGGAACACGCGGAAAATCTTTTTATCACTGCCCTAGACACGGTTCCGGATACCATTCTCGTTTTGGATGAGGGCGGCGCGATTCGTCAAGCCAACCCAGCCGCTGTTGCCCTTTTCGAGATGGACGCTCATCAGCTGATTGGGCGTCGCCTCAACGATTTCCTCCCTGGGTTAGCTGGGTCGCCTGAGATTTGGCAAAGTCGCAGCGAACAGACATTCCGGCAGGATGAAACAAGCTTACGCACGATCGAGGTGACGCTTTCCCACCGCTCAAATCGCCAACTTCAAGAATATATTGTCATCCTACGCGACATCACGGAGCGCAAGCTCTCAGAAGAAACATTGCAGCAATCGGAAGAGACTGCTAGAAAGCAAGCGATCGCTCTAGAACAAACCCTGCGAGACCTGCGGCAAACCCAAGCTCAATTAATTCAAACTGAGAAAATGTCTAGCCTCGGTCAACTCGTTGCGGGTGTTGCCCATGAGATTAATAACCCTGTCAACTTCATCTACGGAAACCTGACCCATGTGGGTAACTACACTCAGGATCTTCTCGGTTTAGTTAACTTTTACCAGCAGGGTTATTCCTACACTGATCCAAACATTCAAGGCTTGGTTGAAGAGATCGATCTTGATTTTCTAATTGAGGATTTGCCGAAAACTTTGTCTTCGATGAAAGTAGGGGCAAACCGCATTCGGGAGATTGTTCTGACTTTGCGTAACTTTTCTCGGTTAGATGAAGCCGAGATGAAACCTGTCAACATTCATGAGGGAATCGATAGTACCCTCGTGATTTTGCACAATCGCCTCAAGCATAAACCAGAGTTTCCGGCTATTCAGGTTATCAAGCAATATGGCAACTTGCCGCTGGTGGAATGTTATGCCGGACAAATGAATCAGGTATTTATGAATATCTTGAATAATTCGATTGATGCTTTGCAGGAGCAAGATAAAGCGCGAAGCTCAGAAGAAATTAAAAAGAAACCCAGCACTTTAACAATTTCTACCCAACTTTTAGACAAGAATTGGGTGAGAATCGGGATTAAAGATAATGGGCCGGGGATGAGTGCAAGTGTCCTAGGGCAACTGTTTGACCCGTTCTTTACAACAAAACCAGTCGGTCAAGGCACTGGACTGGGTTTATCGATTAGCTATCAAATTGTTGTAGAAAAGCATGGCGGAAAGATGAAGTGTCTATCTCGACCTGGGGAAGGTGCAGAGTTTCAAATTGAGATTCCGATCGGGCAAACTTATAAAGTGAACCCCAGCGTCGATCGAGAGGTTCTAGGATAG
- the rlmN gene encoding 23S rRNA (adenine(2503)-C(2))-methyltransferase RlmN: MSATSRSQVQSSTDSQHQNQFDETAPVAKQGVTNKNPARTIPPLLGANLAELTQWVLAQGQPAYRGQQLHQWIYEKGARSLSEITVFSKQWRDQVADVPIGRSTIHHRSVAPDDTVKYLLRLADGQIIETVGIPTEKRLTVCVSSQVGCPMACDFCATGKGGFTRNLARHEIVDQVLTVQEDFKRRVSHIVFMGMGEPLLNTVNVLGALEILNKDVGIGQRSITLSTVGVRDRILDLAQHHLQITLAVSLHAPNQALREKLIPTAQRYPLEDLLAECREYVQLTGRRLTFEYVLLAGVNDLPQHANELASRLRGFQTHVNLIPYNPIHDADYQRPDSTRIQAFVAALKKQHIAVSVRYSRGLEANAACGQLRASK; this comes from the coding sequence ATGTCTGCTACGTCCCGCTCTCAGGTTCAGTCTTCTACAGACAGTCAGCATCAAAATCAGTTTGATGAAACTGCGCCCGTTGCTAAACAGGGGGTAACGAATAAAAACCCAGCCAGAACGATTCCTCCTCTTTTAGGGGCAAATTTAGCTGAATTAACCCAATGGGTGCTTGCTCAAGGACAACCGGCTTATCGGGGACAGCAACTGCATCAGTGGATTTATGAAAAAGGAGCGCGATCGCTTTCTGAAATTACTGTATTTTCTAAGCAGTGGCGCGACCAAGTAGCAGATGTCCCGATTGGACGCTCTACGATACATCATCGTTCTGTCGCCCCGGATGACACGGTGAAATATCTGCTGCGGTTGGCAGATGGTCAAATTATTGAAACAGTCGGCATTCCCACAGAAAAGCGCCTCACGGTGTGCGTGTCTTCCCAGGTGGGTTGTCCGATGGCTTGCGACTTCTGCGCTACGGGGAAGGGAGGTTTTACCCGCAATCTTGCACGCCACGAAATCGTCGATCAGGTGTTAACGGTTCAGGAAGACTTCAAGCGACGAGTCAGCCATATTGTGTTTATGGGGATGGGGGAACCGTTACTGAATACGGTAAATGTTCTGGGAGCGCTAGAGATCCTGAATAAAGATGTGGGAATTGGACAGCGTTCGATTACGCTCTCCACTGTGGGAGTACGCGATCGCATCCTCGATTTAGCGCAACATCACTTGCAAATCACCCTTGCAGTTAGCCTCCACGCACCCAATCAGGCACTTCGGGAAAAACTTATCCCCACGGCTCAGCGATATCCCCTGGAAGATTTGTTAGCAGAATGTCGGGAATATGTTCAATTAACAGGTCGCAGATTGACATTTGAATACGTCCTGCTTGCGGGTGTGAACGATCTTCCCCAACACGCGAATGAACTTGCATCCCGCCTGCGGGGATTCCAAACTCACGTCAATTTAATTCCCTACAATCCTATCCACGATGCTGACTATCAGCGTCCGGATTCTACTCGGATTCAAGCTTTTGTAGCAGCTCTGAAAAAACAGCATATTGCTGTTAGCGTTCGCTACTCTCGTGGTTTAGAAGCCAATGCTGCTTGCGGACAACTTCGAGCTTCTAAATAA
- a CDS encoding replication restart DNA helicase PriA produces MQLVQAIRCPNCGSPGERHYISSSQLTRTQCRTCDYLMVTCSRTGRVIEAYAPGLDASRL; encoded by the coding sequence ATGCAGCTCGTCCAAGCAATTCGCTGTCCTAACTGTGGCAGTCCGGGTGAACGGCATTACATTTCTAGCAGCCAGCTAACGCGGACACAATGCCGTACTTGTGACTACTTGATGGTAACTTGTTCTCGAACCGGGAGAGTAATCGAAGCATACGCACCCGGTCTTGATGCAAGTCGTCTGTAG